A stretch of Arachis hypogaea cultivar Tifrunner chromosome 15, arahy.Tifrunner.gnm2.J5K5, whole genome shotgun sequence DNA encodes these proteins:
- the LOC114925398 gene encoding uncharacterized protein, producing the protein MWQTIDPPKLTMFRAYKTCKKVWDRAKALYTNDIARLYHVAKKLYSLQLQGTDMESYVGAVEAVKEEFSTLLPYVSNANDHHAQQEKLFLVLTLFGLPAELESLRQQILGTSFVLSLEDVFARLLQSGPSLETHTSDQTALASQSSSQVSFQVPTRGGRGGRGNGRGNRTRLSCTYCHRIGHTQDKCYALHGRPIKVANVVQINEPSDVHSAAQPQGIFVSSTKLQSRHPLLLLRWPTLVILLLVSLIPLLLDHGSLTQVLLITFRDRGMGQTIGIGCESRRTVSAYLTHYYCVFCCCCWVSGRGPLSPGTSQPLEVTSYGPEFISSCYLRVSNLSFRCHFS; encoded by the exons ATGTGGCAGACCATTGATCCACCAAAGCTGACTATGTTTCGAGCTTACAAAACTTGTAAAAAGGTGTGGGACCGTGCTAAAGCTTTATACACTAATGACATTGCAAGACTTTACCATGTTGCTAAGAAGCTGTATAGTTTACAACTTCAAGGAACTGATATGGAATCTTATGTTGGGGCTGTGGAAGCTGTCAAGGAAGAGTTTTCGACTCTCCTTCCCTATGTGTCTAATGCTAATGACCATCATGCTCAACAGGAAAAGCTGTTTTTGGTACTTACGTTATTTGGGTTGCCAGCTGAACTTGAATCTCTTCGGCAACAAATATTGGGCACCTCATTCGTTCTTTCCCTTGAGGACGTATTTGCACGACTCTTGCAATCCGGCCCCTCTCTTGAGACCCATACTTCCGACCAAACTGCATTGGCATCCCAATCTTCTTCTCAAGTGTCCTTTCAAGTGCCCACTCGCGGCGGCCGTGGGGGTCGTGGTAATGGTCGTGGTAATCGCACTCGCCTTAGTTGTACCTATTGCCATAGGATTGGTCATACTCAGGATAAATGTTATGCTCTCCATGGTCGTCCTATCAAGGTAGCTAATGTTGTCCAAATTAATGAGCCATCTGACGTTCACTCTGCCGCACAACCACAAGGGATATTTGTCTCAAGTACCAAGCTTCAAAGTAGGCATCCACTCCTGTTGCTTCGGTGGCCCACTCTGGTAATTCTGTTGCTTGTGTCTCTCATTCCTCTTCTCTTGGACCATGGGTCCTTGACTCAGGTGCTTCTGATCACATTTCGG GATCGAGGGATGGGACAGACGATTGGTATAGGATGTGAGTCTCGAAGGACTGTATCGGCTTACCTTACCCACTACTACTGTGTCTTCTGTTGCTGCTGTTGGGTCTCCGGACGTGGTCCATTGTCGCCTGGGACATCCCAGCCTCTCGAAGTTACAAGCTATGGTCCCGAGTTTATCTCGTCTTGCTACCTTAGAGTGTCAAACTTGTCATTTAG ATGTCACTTTTCTTGA